From the Clarias gariepinus isolate MV-2021 ecotype Netherlands chromosome 3, CGAR_prim_01v2, whole genome shotgun sequence genome, one window contains:
- the LOC128518494 gene encoding NACHT, LRR and PYD domains-containing protein 12-like — translation MDHSNPKQHDGSAQLKLSESWENLSDCEGPSSASINSDRCTDPPTKKLKLKNEALSSRHRFNSVATDPDLQEKCKFTLLKKFQHVSEVITNQGNPTLFSEIYTELYITEGDSGKVNNEHEVRQIEAASRRAATEETPIKCSEIFKPLSKEDKPIRSVLTKGVVGIGKTVSVQKFILDWAEGKTNQDVHLIFLLPFRELNLIKDQNLSLMELLQFCLKEIKETDISSSYKVLFIFDGLDECRFPLDFQNTDRLCDVTESASVPVLLINLIKGNLLPSALIWITSRPAAADQIPSECVDRVTEVRGFNDPQKEEYFRKRISDQSLSNRIITHLKSLRNLYIMCHIPVFCWISATVLKRILGEAESGEIPKTLMQMYTHFLIIQINIIKKKYPKSKKADEEIVLKLGKLAFQQLMKGNLIFCEEDLMECGIDVTEASGYSGVCTQIFREEWKLHQSKVYCFVHLSIQEHLAALYVHLTFRNEKRNVLEEPVKLAPKISDLNKCAVDRALQSKNRHLDLFLPFLLGLSLESNQSLLQTIMTQSESNFHGSQETVHYLKKKIRENPPTEKSINLFHCLNELDDHSLVEEIQCYLQSENFQQSNLCSSQWSAVVFVLLTSAQEHDEFILKKYTNKHCTAEEILLKLLPVVAASRRAEFNECEVKDRGCAGLASVLSSESCCLRELDLSANRFKDSGLKYLAPGVGNSHCKLRTMKLCSCRFTAKGCAVLTSALRLNPSHLRELDLSRNFLRDAGMKCLSAVLENPCCKLETLRVVHCGVSDEGCAALSSALRSNPSHLRELDLSRNYLRDSGMKHLSSVLENPHCKLEILRVRSCEISNEACAAFTSALGSNPYQLRELDLSENKLRDSGVKCLSTVLENPHCKLETLGLCDCEISDEGCAALTSALRSNPSQLRDLDLSRNKLRDSGVKCLSAVLKNPHCKLETLRLCGCSVSVEGCVALTSALRSNPSHLKELDLSWNEIGDSGVKSVSAVLKNPYCKLETLRLRDCDISDEGCAALTSALGSKPSHLRELDLSNNNFTNSGMKYLATVLENPHCKLETLRLWYCDISDEGCAALTSALSSNPSHLRELDLCFNNIGDSGKKLLFSLQYDDHYKLQDLRV, via the exons GTTTAACTCTGTAGCCACTGATCCTGATCTTCAGGAGAAATGCAAATTCACTCTGTTGAAGAAGTTTCAGCATGTAAGTGAGGTGATAACGAACCAGGGAAACCCAACACTTTTTAGTgagatctacacagagctctacatcacaGAAGGAGACAGTGGAAAAGTCAATAatgaacatgaggtgagacaAATCGAGGCAGCATCCAGGAGAGCAGCAACAGAGGAAACACCAATTAAATGCAGTGAGATCTTTAAGCCTTTATCTAAAGAAGACAAACCCATCAGGAGCGTTCTGACAAAAGGAGTCGTTGGCATTGGAAAAACAGTCTCTGTGCAGAAATTCATTCTAgactgggctgaagggaaaACAAATCAGGATGTTCATCTCATATTTCTACTTCCTTTCAGAGAGCTCAACTTGATAAAGGACCAAAACCTGAGTCTGATGGAGCTCCttcaattttgtttaaaagagaTAAAAGAAACAGACATTTCCAGCTCGTACAAAGTTCTGTTCATCTTTGATGGTTTGGATGAGTGTCGTTTCCCTCTGGATTTTCAAAACACAGATAGATtgtgtgatgtaactgaatCAGCATCAGTGCCTGTGCTACTGATAAACCTAATCAAAGGGaatctgcttccctctgctctcaTCTGGATCACCTCCAGACCAGCAGCAGCTGATCAAatcccctctgagtgtgttGATCGAGTCACAGAGGTACGAGGGTTCAATGACCCACAGAAGGAGGAATATTTTAGGAAGAGGATCAGTGATCAAAGCCTGAGCAACAGAATCATCACACACTTGAAGTCGTTAAGAAACCTGTACATCATGTGCcacatcccagtcttctgctggatttcagccactgttttaaagagaattctgggtgaagcagagagtggagagatccccaagactctgatgcaaatgtacacacacttcctcatcaTTCAGATAAACATAATTAAGAAAAAGTACCCAAAGAGCAAAAAGGCAGATGAAGAAATTGTTCTGAAACTGGGGAAACTGGCTTTTCAGCAGCTGATGAAAGGCAACCTGATCTTCTGTGAGGAAGACCTGATGGAGTGTGGCATTGATGTAACCGAAGCATCAGGGtattcaggtgtgtgtacacagaTCTTCAGAGAGGAGTGGAAGCTTCACCAAAGTAAAGTGTACTGCTTTGTTCATCTAAGCATTCAGGAACATCTTGCAGCTCTGTATGTCCACCTGACCTTCAGAAATGAAAAGAGAAATGTTCTTGAAGAGCCAGTAAAATTAGCTCCGAAAATCTCTGATCTAAACAAATGTGCTGTAGATCGGGCTTTACAGAGTAAAAACAGGCACCTGgatctttttcttccttttcttctggGTCTCTCACTGGAATCCAATCAGAGCCTCTTACAAACCATTATGACACAATCAGAAAGTAATTTTCACGGTAGCCAGGAAACAGTTCATTACCTCAAAAAGAAGATCAGAGAGAATCCCCCAACagagaaatccatcaatctgttccactgtctgaatgaaCTAGATGATCATTCGCTAGTTGAGGAAATCCAATGCTATCTTCAATCTGAAAATTTCCAACAAAGCAATCTTTGTTCTTCTCAGTGGTCAGCtgtggtgtttgtgttactgacatCAGCACAGGAACATGATGAGTTCATCCTAAAAAAATATACCAACAAACACTGTACAGCAGAGGAGATTCTCCTGAAGCTACTGCCTGTGGTTGCAGCATCCAGAAGAGCTGA ATTTAATGAATGTGAAGTAAAAGATAGAGGCTGCGCTGGTTTGGCCTCAGTGCTTAGCTCTGAATCCTGTTGTCTcagagaactggatctgtctgCGAATAGATTCAAAGACTCAGGACTGAAGTATCTTGCTCCTGGAGTTGGAAATTCTCATTGCAAACTGAGGACAATGAA gtTGTGTAGTTGTCGTTTCACAGCTAAAGGCTGTGCTgttctgacttcagctctgagattaaacccctcacacctaagagaactggatctgtctaGGAATTTTCTCAGAGACGCAGGAatgaagtgtctctctgctgtactggagaatccttgctgtaaactggagacactgag GGTGGTGCACTGTGGTGtttcagatgaaggctgtgctgctctgtctTCAGCACTgcgatcaaacccctcacacctgagagaactggatctgtctcGGAATTATCTCAGAGACTCTGGAATGAAGCATCTCTCttctgtactggagaatcctcactgtaaGCTGGAGATACTGAG GGTGCGTAGTTGTGAGATCTCCAATGAAGCCTGTGCTGCTTTCACTTCAGCTCTGGGATCAAACCCTTATCaactgagagaactggatctgtctgAAAATAAACTcagagactcaggagtgaagtgtctctctactgtactggagaatcctcactgtaaactggagacattGGG GTTGTGTGATTGTGAaatctcagatgaaggctgtgctgctctgacttcagctttGAGATCAAATCCCTCACAGTTGAGGGACCTGGATCTGTCTAGAAATAAACTCAGGGACTCAGGAGTAAAGTGTCTCTCTGCTGTACTGAagaatcctcactgtaaactggagacactgag GTTGTGTGGTTGTAGTGTTTCAGTTGAAGGCTGTGTTGCTCTTACTTCTGCTCTGAGATCAAATCCTTCACACCTGAAAGAACTGGATCTGTCTTGGAATGAAattggagactcaggagtgaagagTGTCTCAGCTGTACTGAAGAATCCTTattgtaaactggagacactgag GTTGCGTGATTGTGAtatctcagatgaaggctgtgctgctctgacttcagctctgggATCAAAACcttcacacctgagagaactggatctgtctaataataatttcacaaaCTCTGGAATGAAATATCTTGCTACTGTATtggagaatcctcactgtaaactggagacactaag GTTGTGGTATTGTGACATCTCAGATGagggctgtgctgctctgacttcagctctgagctcaaacccctcacacctgagagaactggatctaTGTTTCAAtaatattggagactcaggaaAGAAGCTCCTTTTTAGTCTTCAATATGATGATCATTACAAACTCCAGGACTTGAG ggTGTAA